In Arthrobacter sp. SLBN-112, a genomic segment contains:
- a CDS encoding CYTH and CHAD domain-containing protein — translation MEASRGLEIEKKYDVGADAVVPALEQAAGVARTGKPHTDLLEAVYFDTPAHDLAGRRITLRRRTGGTDAGWHLKLPPKAAAPGEGPQPRTELHAPLGRPDAVPDSLLAHLHAYLRGSVPVPVVRLETRRTTHPLYGDDGVHLADLADDHVTAERLAGGERDTTARQQWREWEVELVHGEPALFGPVEELLTAAGARPAAHASKLARALGAGKAAAKRSAGTAPAGAAPDRDAGPGSTPALLAGKRAPAAAVVTVFVASQIDEILAIDAAVRLEQTESVHTMRSAARRIRSVLAAYGKLYRASPVRRLRDELKWLGQLLGEPRDAEVLRAQLRNQLADLPQGEGLAAATAAVEHRTGEDFDAAYRLLQEALGSDRYFRLLDNLEDFRDNPPVRADAVTSGRRAAAKAVDKGAKRLKRSHKAATRARRGTDQELALHRVRKDAKRLRYVAESAGLVRGKRAAKVAKAARRQQKILGRFQDAVVARELLAAIAADGSDPATAAIYTELLSQQDAIMLAAHAKYRKARKKSREVLSRGVI, via the coding sequence GTGGAGGCTTCGCGGGGACTTGAGATTGAGAAGAAGTACGACGTCGGCGCTGACGCCGTGGTGCCGGCGCTGGAGCAGGCCGCCGGGGTGGCCCGGACCGGAAAGCCCCACACCGACCTCCTTGAGGCCGTGTACTTCGACACCCCGGCCCATGACCTGGCGGGCCGCCGGATCACCCTCCGCCGCCGCACCGGCGGCACCGACGCGGGCTGGCACCTGAAGCTCCCGCCGAAGGCTGCCGCCCCGGGTGAGGGTCCGCAGCCGCGGACGGAGCTGCACGCACCCCTTGGCCGTCCGGACGCCGTCCCGGACAGTCTCCTCGCCCACCTTCACGCCTACCTGCGGGGATCCGTTCCGGTGCCGGTGGTCCGGCTGGAAACCCGGCGCACCACCCACCCCCTGTATGGGGACGACGGCGTGCACCTCGCCGACCTCGCCGACGACCACGTCACGGCCGAGCGGCTGGCCGGAGGGGAACGGGACACCACCGCGCGCCAGCAGTGGCGTGAGTGGGAAGTGGAACTGGTCCACGGGGAGCCTGCCCTCTTCGGTCCGGTGGAAGAGCTGCTGACCGCCGCCGGTGCCCGGCCCGCCGCGCACGCCTCCAAACTGGCGCGCGCCCTGGGCGCGGGCAAGGCAGCCGCGAAGCGCTCCGCCGGCACCGCACCCGCCGGTGCCGCACCCGACCGAGATGCCGGCCCCGGCAGCACCCCGGCCCTGCTGGCCGGGAAGCGCGCCCCGGCAGCCGCCGTCGTCACCGTCTTTGTGGCCTCGCAGATCGACGAGATCCTCGCCATCGACGCCGCCGTCCGGCTGGAGCAAACGGAATCGGTCCACACCATGCGATCCGCCGCCCGCCGCATCCGGTCCGTCCTGGCAGCGTACGGCAAGCTGTACCGGGCATCGCCGGTGCGCCGGCTCCGGGACGAACTGAAATGGCTGGGCCAGCTGCTGGGCGAGCCGCGCGACGCCGAAGTCCTGCGCGCGCAGCTCCGCAACCAGCTGGCAGACCTGCCACAGGGTGAGGGACTCGCCGCCGCCACGGCAGCGGTTGAACACCGGACCGGTGAGGATTTCGACGCCGCCTACCGCCTCCTGCAGGAAGCGCTGGGCTCGGACCGCTACTTCCGGCTCCTGGACAACCTCGAGGATTTCCGCGACAACCCGCCGGTGCGCGCCGATGCCGTCACATCCGGCCGCCGGGCGGCGGCGAAAGCCGTGGACAAGGGTGCCAAACGGCTGAAGCGCTCACACAAGGCGGCCACGCGCGCCCGGCGCGGCACGGACCAGGAACTTGCCCTGCATCGCGTACGCAAGGACGCAAAGCGGCTGCGCTACGTGGCTGAATCGGCCGGACTGGTCCGCGGCAAGCGCGCCGCCAAAGTAGCCAAGGCGGCCCGCCGGCAGCAAAAGATCCTGGGCAGGTTCCAAGACGCGGTGGTGGCCAGGGAACTGTTGGCGGCCATCGCGGCGGACGGCAGCGACCCGGCAACCGCGGCCATCTACACCGAACTGCTCAGCCAGCAGGATGCAATCATGCTGGCCGCGCACGCCAAATACCGGAAGGCCCGGAAGAAATCGCGCGAGGTGCTGAGCCGCGGCGTCATCTGA
- a CDS encoding PucR family transcriptional regulator ligand-binding domain-containing protein — MAISLAALVGVSSLKLSKAGVAETTWNQDINWVAVTELEDPQRFLNGGELVLTTGLRLRSAPEQRRFVRQVQRAGAVGIGFGVGLTHEAVPPALLAEANRWGLPVVEVPYETPFIAITKLVADAQSADHYAKLERLIAGHQVLARALLTGGGLAELLKNLGGMLRTDIALTQFAAQLYNSGTSNPSADTWSSYPVPTGRRDACTLWVRQPFEDTGIIGYAQNLISVELNNMVKQRQAQRALCGQVLEDVIHGALETSEAQRRLAGVGVNSTRKNVVLLAVSAAHGKALGSTSVPQELQKAVAAVVGKDLVLVVNDDGGAAPVLARGLSDHLAEAGIHATIGIGGAYTKPNGLRWSYFEARDAASHGLPVNEPERLSLTSLLLASEDVPLADMAHESLNPLRSFDAAHGSELMTTLESYLNNNGSVAAVAEELTLHRNTVRYRLAQITELTGYDPSITADRVQLWLALAVARLSARQGK, encoded by the coding sequence ATGGCCATTTCCCTTGCTGCCCTGGTGGGCGTGTCGTCCCTGAAGCTGTCCAAAGCGGGCGTGGCGGAGACTACCTGGAACCAGGACATCAACTGGGTGGCCGTCACGGAGCTGGAGGATCCGCAGCGGTTCCTCAACGGCGGGGAACTGGTCCTCACCACCGGCCTGCGGCTGCGCTCCGCCCCCGAGCAGCGCCGCTTTGTCCGCCAGGTGCAGCGGGCAGGCGCGGTGGGCATTGGATTCGGGGTGGGCCTGACGCACGAGGCAGTGCCGCCCGCCCTCCTGGCCGAGGCAAACCGTTGGGGGCTTCCGGTGGTGGAAGTGCCGTACGAGACCCCCTTCATCGCCATCACCAAGCTGGTGGCGGACGCCCAGTCCGCGGACCACTACGCCAAACTTGAACGGCTGATCGCCGGCCACCAGGTGCTGGCCCGGGCCCTCCTGACCGGCGGCGGGCTCGCCGAGCTGTTGAAGAACCTGGGCGGCATGCTGCGCACGGACATTGCGCTGACCCAGTTCGCGGCCCAGCTGTACAACAGCGGCACATCCAACCCGTCCGCGGACACCTGGTCCAGTTATCCCGTCCCCACCGGCCGGCGGGACGCCTGCACACTGTGGGTGCGCCAGCCCTTCGAGGACACGGGCATCATCGGCTACGCGCAGAACCTGATCAGCGTGGAGCTGAACAACATGGTCAAGCAGCGCCAGGCCCAGCGAGCGTTGTGCGGCCAGGTGCTGGAGGACGTGATCCACGGCGCGCTGGAGACCAGCGAGGCGCAGCGCCGCCTGGCCGGCGTGGGCGTGAACAGCACCCGCAAGAACGTTGTGCTGCTGGCGGTGTCCGCCGCCCACGGCAAGGCCCTGGGAAGCACATCGGTGCCGCAGGAGCTCCAGAAGGCTGTGGCCGCCGTCGTGGGCAAGGATTTGGTGCTGGTGGTCAATGACGACGGCGGTGCGGCACCGGTGCTGGCGCGTGGGCTGAGCGACCACCTGGCGGAGGCCGGCATCCACGCCACAATCGGCATCGGCGGTGCATACACCAAGCCCAACGGGCTGCGCTGGAGCTACTTCGAGGCGCGGGACGCCGCGAGCCACGGCCTGCCCGTCAATGAGCCCGAGCGGCTGAGCCTGACGTCGTTGCTGCTGGCCAGCGAGGATGTGCCGCTGGCGGACATGGCCCATGAGTCCCTGAACCCGCTGCGGTCCTTCGACGCAGCGCACGGCTCTGAACTGATGACCACGCTGGAGAGCTACCTGAACAACAACGGCTCGGTGGCCGCGGTGGCGGAAGAACTCACGCTGCACCGCAACACGGTGCGATACCGGCTTGCCCAAATCACCGAACTGACCGGCTACGACCCCTCGATCACCGCGGACCGGGTGCAGTTGTGGCTGGCCCTGGCGGTGGCCCGGTTGTCCGCGCGGCAGGGCAAATAA
- a CDS encoding aminobutyraldehyde dehydrogenase, which yields MVQTLQNFINGAFVTPAGTALLDVVNPASGEVVAHAPVSVQADVDAAMAAAKDAFRTWKHVTPGQRQLMLLKLADAIEANSDELVEAQHRNTGQVRSLIASEEVAAGADQLRFFAGAARILEGKSAGEYFEGHTSYVRREPIGVVAQVAPWNYPFLMAIWKIGPALAAGNTVVLKPSDTTPESTLVLARLAGEILPAGVLNVVLGTGETGAMMVEHKVPGLVSITGSVRAGIAVATGAAKGLKRAHLELGGKAPAIVFKDADIKKSAAAIAEFAFFNAGQDCTAITRVLVEESVHDDVVAAMVEHTRTLHTGSQNDEDNYFGPLNNINHFNAVTSVVENLPANCRIETGGHRAGEKGFFFEPTIITGAKQTDDVVQKETFGPVITVQKFSTEEEAVALANDVDYALASSVWTTNHGTAMRLSRDLDFGAVWINTHILLTAEMPHGGFKQSGYGKDLSMYGVEDYTRIKHVMSALDA from the coding sequence GTGGTCCAAACCTTGCAAAACTTCATCAACGGCGCGTTCGTCACCCCGGCCGGCACTGCCCTGCTGGACGTGGTCAACCCCGCCAGCGGCGAAGTGGTGGCACACGCCCCCGTTTCCGTGCAGGCCGATGTCGACGCCGCCATGGCCGCCGCGAAGGACGCATTCCGGACCTGGAAGCACGTCACCCCGGGCCAGCGCCAGCTGATGCTGCTCAAGCTCGCCGACGCCATCGAGGCCAACAGCGACGAACTCGTTGAAGCCCAGCACCGCAACACCGGCCAGGTCCGCTCCCTCATCGCCTCCGAGGAAGTGGCTGCCGGCGCAGACCAGCTGCGCTTCTTCGCCGGCGCCGCCCGGATCCTGGAAGGCAAGTCCGCCGGCGAGTACTTCGAGGGCCACACCTCCTACGTCCGCCGCGAACCCATCGGTGTGGTGGCCCAGGTGGCGCCGTGGAACTACCCGTTCCTGATGGCCATCTGGAAGATCGGTCCCGCCCTGGCCGCCGGCAACACCGTGGTCCTCAAGCCCTCCGACACCACGCCGGAGTCCACCCTGGTGCTGGCCCGCCTCGCCGGGGAGATCCTCCCTGCCGGCGTCCTCAACGTTGTCCTGGGCACCGGCGAAACCGGCGCCATGATGGTGGAGCACAAGGTCCCCGGCCTGGTGTCCATCACCGGGTCCGTCCGCGCCGGGATCGCCGTCGCCACCGGTGCGGCCAAGGGCCTCAAGCGCGCGCACCTGGAGCTGGGCGGCAAGGCTCCGGCCATCGTGTTCAAGGATGCCGACATCAAGAAGAGCGCCGCGGCCATCGCCGAGTTCGCGTTCTTCAACGCCGGCCAGGACTGCACCGCCATCACCAGGGTGCTGGTGGAGGAATCAGTGCACGACGACGTCGTGGCGGCCATGGTGGAACACACCAGGACCCTGCACACCGGCTCGCAGAACGACGAAGACAACTACTTCGGCCCGCTGAACAACATCAACCACTTCAACGCGGTGACTTCCGTGGTGGAGAACCTGCCCGCCAACTGCCGGATCGAAACCGGCGGCCACCGCGCAGGGGAGAAGGGCTTCTTCTTCGAGCCCACCATCATCACCGGCGCCAAGCAGACCGACGACGTCGTGCAGAAGGAAACCTTCGGCCCGGTCATCACCGTGCAGAAGTTCAGCACTGAGGAAGAAGCCGTGGCCCTGGCCAACGACGTCGACTACGCCCTGGCCTCCAGCGTCTGGACCACCAACCACGGCACCGCCATGCGGCTAAGCCGCGACCTGGACTTCGGTGCCGTCTGGATCAACACCCACATCCTCCTCACGGCCGAAATGCCGCACGGCGGCTTCAAGCAGTCCGGTTACGGCAAGGACCTCTCCATGTACGGGGTGGAGGACTACACCCGCATCAAGCACGTCATGTCCGCCCTCGACGCCTGA
- the gabT gene encoding 4-aminobutyrate--2-oxoglutarate transaminase has protein sequence MTTTASDITFRLEQKRNVQADFPGPKSVALTERRKSVVAAGVASSVPVYVADADGGIIHDVDGNSFIDLGSGIAVTSVGASDPAVVGAVKEAVEHFTHTCFMVTPYEGYVAVAEQLNRLTPGDHEKRTVLFNSGAEAVENAIKVARLATGRDAVVAFDHAYHGRTNLTMALTAKAMPYKTNFGPFAPEVYRMPMSYPYREENPAITGAEAAKRAITMIEKQIGGDQVAAIIIEPIQGEGGFIVPAEGFLPALAAWAKDKGIVFIADEVQSGFCRTGEWFAVNHEGVVPDIMTMAKGIAGGMPLSAITGRADLLDAVHPGGLGGTYGGNPVACAAALASIGSMEEYDLNGRARHIEELALGRLRDLQAQLAAADTAVIGDVRGRGAMLAVELVQAGSKEPNPELTKAVAAACLKEGVIILTCGTYGNVIRLLPPLVITDELLADGLEVLAAAIKANA, from the coding sequence ATGACCACCACCGCATCAGACATCACGTTCCGCCTCGAGCAGAAGCGCAACGTCCAGGCCGACTTCCCGGGCCCCAAGTCCGTGGCCCTGACCGAACGCCGCAAGTCCGTGGTGGCCGCCGGCGTCGCCTCCAGCGTTCCCGTGTACGTGGCGGACGCGGACGGCGGCATCATCCATGACGTCGACGGCAACTCCTTCATCGACCTCGGCTCCGGCATTGCCGTGACCAGCGTGGGCGCTTCCGATCCCGCCGTCGTCGGTGCCGTCAAGGAAGCGGTGGAGCACTTCACCCACACCTGCTTCATGGTCACCCCCTACGAGGGCTACGTCGCGGTTGCCGAGCAGCTGAACCGCCTCACCCCCGGCGACCACGAAAAGCGCACCGTGCTCTTCAACTCCGGCGCCGAGGCCGTGGAGAACGCCATCAAGGTGGCACGCCTGGCAACCGGCCGGGACGCCGTCGTCGCCTTCGACCACGCCTACCACGGCCGCACCAACCTGACCATGGCACTAACCGCCAAGGCCATGCCGTACAAGACCAACTTCGGCCCCTTCGCCCCCGAGGTCTACCGGATGCCCATGAGCTACCCGTACCGCGAGGAAAACCCCGCCATCACCGGTGCCGAGGCAGCAAAGCGCGCCATCACCATGATCGAGAAGCAGATCGGCGGCGACCAGGTCGCCGCGATCATCATCGAACCCATCCAGGGTGAGGGCGGCTTCATCGTCCCCGCCGAGGGCTTCCTGCCCGCACTCGCCGCCTGGGCCAAGGACAAGGGCATCGTCTTCATCGCCGACGAAGTCCAGTCCGGCTTCTGCCGTACGGGTGAATGGTTCGCCGTCAACCACGAGGGCGTTGTCCCGGACATCATGACGATGGCCAAGGGCATCGCCGGCGGCATGCCGCTGTCCGCCATTACCGGCCGCGCCGACCTGCTCGACGCCGTCCACCCGGGGGGCCTGGGCGGCACCTACGGCGGCAACCCCGTGGCGTGCGCCGCAGCACTGGCATCAATCGGGTCCATGGAGGAATACGACCTCAACGGTCGTGCCCGCCACATCGAGGAACTCGCGCTGGGCCGGCTCCGCGACCTGCAGGCCCAACTGGCCGCTGCCGATACCGCCGTGATCGGCGACGTCCGTGGCCGCGGTGCCATGCTCGCCGTCGAACTCGTCCAGGCCGGTTCCAAGGAACCCAACCCGGAACTGACCAAGGCCGTGGCCGCCGCCTGCCTCAAGGAAGGCGTCATCATCCTCACCTGCGGCACCTACGGCAACGTCATCCGCCTGCTGCCCCCGCTGGTCATTACCGACGAACTGCTGGCCGACGGCCTGGAAGTTCTCGCCGCCGCCATCAAGGCCAACGCCTAA
- the rarD gene encoding EamA family transporter RarD produces MPERTSQTAPETTSPAPGQKPAATTGPKPVAKDTTAGMLFGIGAYVLWGLLPLYFFILMPAGAVEIVANRVVWSLLFCALLITVTRTWGVLAAAVKDRRVFGPLALAAFLIAINWLTYTYGVTTGQAVETSLGYFINPLVSVLLGVFVLKERLRPLQWAAVGVGFIAVGVLTYSYGKLPWIALTLAFSFGLYGFVKNRVGSRVDAITSLSVETMVLAPLAAVAMVVLAAGGTSTLTSQGAGHFWLLLASGVITAVPLLFFGASARRLPMTTIGLLQYFAPVLQFLVALLVFREAMTMERWIGFGVVWLALLLLTLDMLGTARRNSLARRAALRAAA; encoded by the coding sequence ATGCCAGAACGAACGTCCCAAACCGCCCCTGAAACCACGTCCCCAGCGCCCGGGCAGAAGCCCGCGGCCACCACGGGCCCCAAACCCGTTGCAAAGGACACGACGGCGGGCATGCTGTTCGGCATCGGGGCGTACGTTTTGTGGGGGCTGCTCCCCCTGTACTTCTTCATCCTCATGCCTGCGGGCGCCGTCGAAATCGTCGCCAACCGCGTGGTGTGGTCACTGCTGTTCTGCGCCCTCCTGATCACCGTAACCCGGACCTGGGGCGTGCTTGCGGCGGCAGTGAAGGACCGGCGCGTGTTTGGTCCGCTCGCGTTGGCGGCGTTCCTGATCGCGATCAACTGGTTGACCTACACCTACGGCGTGACCACCGGGCAGGCGGTGGAAACCTCGCTGGGCTACTTCATCAACCCGCTCGTGTCCGTTTTGTTGGGCGTGTTCGTCCTGAAGGAACGCCTCCGGCCGCTCCAGTGGGCCGCCGTCGGCGTCGGCTTCATCGCCGTGGGCGTGCTGACCTACTCCTACGGGAAACTTCCCTGGATCGCCCTGACGCTGGCTTTCAGCTTCGGCCTGTACGGGTTCGTCAAGAACCGGGTGGGCTCCAGGGTGGACGCGATCACCAGCCTGAGTGTGGAAACCATGGTCCTGGCCCCGCTGGCGGCGGTGGCGATGGTTGTCCTGGCCGCGGGCGGCACCTCCACGCTGACCAGCCAGGGAGCGGGGCACTTCTGGCTGCTGCTGGCCTCCGGCGTCATTACCGCGGTTCCGCTGCTCTTCTTCGGCGCCTCTGCCCGGCGGCTGCCGATGACCACCATCGGGTTGCTTCAGTATTTCGCCCCGGTGCTGCAATTCCTGGTGGCGCTGCTGGTTTTCCGGGAGGCCATGACCATGGAGCGCTGGATCGGGTTCGGAGTGGTGTGGCTGGCCCTGCTGCTGCTCACCCTGGACATGCTTGGGACGGCACGCCGGAATTCGCTGGCCCGGAGGGCGGCACTCCGGGCCGCCGCCTGA